One stretch of Meriones unguiculatus strain TT.TT164.6M chromosome 7, Bangor_MerUng_6.1, whole genome shotgun sequence DNA includes these proteins:
- the Kif26a gene encoding kinesin-like protein KIF26A isoform X2 — MALPGSPEPPRGAPRKVPSLLEMGALCLDSDIILGFTSHLLRRRGKVAECGPAPEPQPLEVSPRKRLPAGLDQDPCSSSRPAPEGAGASAEQGHSAGGGGWCRHCHTKLVELKRQAWKLVSGPGTPLRDPCLSTLLLDKLPASGVQPACRPDAESRCDVCTTHLHQLTREALRLLQTPASHEDPDASRGGLVAPSLRDPPGPVGLTGRQPPVGPDRRKATAWPPGPSVQVSVAPAGLGGALSTVTIQAQQCLEGVWSLSRVNSFLPPTCLAEAAVAAVAVADTVRDCPPTAGAERMSKAWGRGACTSALVTPAPGTSAGGSTGPSAAASFFIRAAQKLSLASKRKKHHPPPAPTTRGTSTYPTDFSGTLQLWPPPVPPCLLRAASKAKENPSSFGKVKVMLRIWPAQGVQRSAESTSFLKVDPRKKQVTLYDPAAGPPGCAGLRHNPTAPVPKMFAFDAIFPQDSEQAEVCSGTVADVLQSVVAGADGCIFSFGHMSLGKSYTMIGKDSSPQSLGVVPCAISWLFRLIDERKERMGTRFSIRVSAVEVCGHDQSLRDLLAEVASGNLQDTQSPGVYLREDPVCGAQLQNQNELRAPTAERAAFYLDAALAARSTSRAGCGEDARRSSHMLFTLHVYQYRVEKCGQGGMSGGRSRLHLIDLGSCEAAPGRGGEASGGPLCLSLSALGSVILALVNGAKHVPYRDHRLTMLLRESLATANCRTTMIVHISDSPAHHAETLSTVQLAARIHRLRRKKGKCASSSSGGESSCEEGRARRPPHLRPFHPRPVVLDPDRSAPGLSGDPDYSSSSEQSCDTVIYVGPGGAALSDRELTDNEGPPDFVPIIPSLSRRRPSEGPRDADHFRCSTFAELQERLECIDGSEGFPGAQGGSDGAQASPARAGRKPSLPEATSPRKAVGPPMVSSSPRGGPAQDTHRSTSESSKTGSQGDQRLDGTLPEPPAADKTSGGGGRRPLPSPAPPPPRQPEARGVPTEPGGEGPDSAMRTPPVGRSGQVASSPLLSDTAYPCPSARGRHLERGLLTTTVTLQQPVELNGEDELVFTVVEELPLGGLAGATRPSSLASLGSDCSLQALASGSRPVSIISSINDEFDAYTSQVSEGPGDPGELPEGPAWAGGSPASSIGSWLSDVSVCLAENRSPTPQPPFGPDSAAGPGPPEFPTPSGSLEDSKVRSSECGRPDNPGSARSAHPGEAVVTQSRPGRELWAGSLNDAASVQTIHSSLPRKTRTTSTTSRARPSRGPYSPGGLFEDPWLLRAEDCDTPQIATMGGAPSPSPGSPRLPDTQMMLACAQRVVDGCEVAARVTRRPEAVARIPPLRRGATTLGVTTPAASCGDPSAEAVVHSGSLKTTSSSRKNVSPKGAFFPRPSGAGPPPPPVRKSSLEQSTALVPTQALGLTRTGATSAFRGEEEARPSGRTDYSVPKATSSLKARAGKMEVAQRPTGHMSLERCEGLTHGSSKSREVPGRPPRAVPRLGVPPTSPPLGSASASRSSPAKSVGAAKPPAGGPKGRNLGASTSRALGATAKPLAPMAGKTTSGPVPGPRTAPRAVPGIGAKAGRGTIMGTKQAFRAAHSRVHELAAGGSPGRGGLSWGSTDSDSGNDSGVNLAEERQPMSPALPSPYSKVTAPRRPQRYSSGHGSDNSSVLSGELPPAMGRTALFYHSGGSSGYESMIRDSEATGSASSAPDSMSESGTASPGARSRSLKSPKKRATGLQRRRLIPAPLPDAAALGRKPSLPGQWVDLPPPLAGSLKEPFEIKVYEIDDVERLQRRRLPPREDEAKGPVCISSKLRLAERRQQRLQEVQAKRDHLCEELAETQGRLMVEPGRWLEQFEVDPELEPESAEYLAALEQATAALEQCVNLCKAHVMMVTCFDIGVAATAAVPGPQEVDV; from the exons GATCCTTGCCTCTCCACCCTGCTCCTTGACAAGCTCCCAGCGTCTGGGGTTCAGCCGGCGTGCCGCCCTGACGCGGAGAGTCGCTGTGACGTCTGCACCACGCACCTGCACCAGCTCACTCGGGAGGCGCTGCGCCTGTTACAGACCCCCGCCAGCCACGAGGACCCTGATGCTTCCCGAGGAGGCCTTGTGGCTCCCAGCCTCAGGGACCCCCCTGGGCCGGTGGGCCTCACAGGGAGGCAGCCCCCTGTGGGGCCTGACAGGAGGAAGGCAACAGCGTGGCCACCCGGCCCCAGCGTCCAGGTGTCCGTAGCACCAGCAGGCCTTGGGGGAGCGTTGAGTACTGTCACCATCCAGGCCCAGCAGTGCCTGGAGGGTGTGTGGAGCCTCTCAAGGGTCAACAGCTTCTTGCCACCCACCTGCCTG gctGAGGCGGCTGTAGCTGCTGTGGCTGTGGCCGACACCGTCCGAGACTGTCCCCCGACAGCAGGTGCTGAGCGTATGTCTAAGGCGTGGGGCCGAGGTGCTTGTACTTCAGCCCTGGTTACCCCAGCCCCGGGCACCTCAGCGGGGGGCTCCACAGGCCCATCTGCGGCAGCCTCTTTCTTTATAAG GGCTGCCCAGAAGCTCAGCCTGGCCTCCAAGCGCAAGAAGCATCACCCGCCACCTGCACCCACCACTCGAGGCACGTCCACCTACCCCACGGACTTCAGTGGCACTCTACAGCTGTGGCCGCCCCCGGTGCCCCCCTGCCTGCTCAGGGCTGCCTCCAAGGCCAAGGAAAACCCCAGCAGCTTCGGAAAG GTAAAGGTTATGCTGCGCATCTGGCCAGCACAAGGAGTCCAGCGCTCAGCCGAGTCCACATCCTTCCTGAAGGTGGACCCGCGGAAGAAGCAGGTGACTCTCTATGACCCCGCTGCTGGGCCTCCAGGCTGTGCAGGCCTCCGGCACAACCCCACAGCACCAGTCCCCAAGATGTTTGCTTTTGATGCCATCTTCCCCCAGGACTCGGAGCAG GCTGAGGTCTGCTCAGGGACTGTGGCTGACGTGCTCCAGTCTGTGGTTGCTGGAGCTGATGGCTGTATTTTTTCCTTTGGCCACATGAGCCTTG GCAAGTCATATACCATGATCGGGAAGGACAGCTCACCTCAGAGCCTGGGTGTCGTGCCCTGTGCTATCTCCTGGCTCTTCAGGCTCATTGATGAACGCAAGGAGAGGATGGGCACGCGCTTCTCCATCCGCGTGTCCGCTGTGGAAGTGTGCGGCCATGACCAGAGTCTTCGGGACCTGCTCGCCGAGGTGGCTTCAGGCAACCTTCAGGACACCCAGTCCCCGGGCGTGTACCTTCGCGAGGACCCCGTGTGTGGGGCACAG CTCCAGAACCAGAATGAGCTGCGAGCCCCCACAGCAGAGAGGGCAGCCTTCTACCTGGACGCAGCCCTGGCAGCCCGCAGCACCAGCCGTGCCGGCTGTGGGGAAGACGCCCGGCGTAGCTCCCACATGCTCTTCACGCTGCACGTATACCAGTATCGTGTGGAGAAGTGTGGCCAAGGAGGAA TGTCTGGAGGTCGTAGCCGCCTGCACCTTATCGACCTGGGCAGCTGTGAGGCAGCCCCGGGCAGAGGTGGGGAAGCTTCGGGAGGACCCCTGTGTCTGTCGCTCTCAGCTCTGGGCAGTGTCATCCTGGCCCTGGTCAACGGGGCCAAGCATGTGCCCTACAG GGACCACAGGCTCACCATGCTGCTTCGGGAGTCCCTGGCTACTGCCAACTGCAGGACCACTATGATCGTGCACATCTCGGACTCACCAGCCCACCACGCAGAGACACTCAGCACTGTGCAGCTGGCCGCCCGCATCCACCGCCTTCGCAGGAAGAAGGGCAAG TGCGCCTCCAGCTCCTCGGGAGGGGAGAGCTCCTGCGAGGAGGGCCGGGCCCGCCGACCCCCGCACCTTCGGCCCTTCCACCCGCGTCCTGTGGTGCTGGACCCCGACCGCTCGGCTCCTGGCCTGTCTGGCGACCCTGACTACTCCTCCAGCAGTGAGCAGTCCTGCGACACGGTCATTTATGTGGGTCCTGGTGGGGCAGCGCTGTCAGACCGTGAGCTCACTGACAACGAGGGCCCGCCTGACTTTGTGCCCATTATCCCCTCGCTGAGCCGCCGCAGGCCCTCTGAGGGACCCCGGGACGCCGACCACTTCCGCTGCAGCACATTTGCGGAGCTGCAGGAGCGGCTGGAATGCATAGATGGTAGCGAGGGATTCCCTGGCGCCCAGGGTGGCTCTGATGGAGCCCAAGCCAGCCCCGCCCGGGCAGGCAGGAAACCCTCGCTACCCGAGGCCACATCCCCCAGGAAGGCTGTGGGTCCCCCAATGGTCAGCAGTTCCCCTCGAGGCGGCCCTGCACAAGATACTCACCGGAGCACCTCAGAGTCCTCTAAGACTGGCTCCCAAGGTGATCAGAGACTAGATGGGACCCTGCCTGAGCCACCTGCCGCAGACAAGAcctcgggaggtggaggcaggaggccgTTGCCCAGTCCAGCCCCTCCACCACCTCGGCAGCCAGAAGCTCGGGGTGTCCCCACAGAACCTGGGGGAGAAGGCCCTGACAGTGCGATGCGGACACCCCCTGTGGGCAGGAGTGGGCAGGTGGCCTCGTCCCCACTGCTCTCGGACACAGCATATCCTTGCCCGTCTGCTCGAGGGCGCCATCTGGAGAGGGGCCTGCTGACCACCACAGTGACCCTGCAGCAGCCCGTGGAGCTGAATGGCGAAGATGAGCTGGTGTTCACGGTGGTAGAGGAGCTCCCTCTAGGTGGACTTGCAGGGGCCACCCGGCCCTCCAGTCTGGCCAGCTTGGGCAGCGACTGTTCCCTTCAGGCCTTGGCCTCAGGCTCAAGGCCGGTCAGCATCATCAGCAGTATCAATGACGAGTTTGACGCCTATACCTCGCAGGTGTCTGAGGGCCCGGGAGACCCTGGGGAGCTCCCAGAGGGACCGGCATGGGCTGGCGGCAGTCCAGCCTCATCCATCGGCTCCTGGCTGAGTGATGTCAGCGTCTGCCTGGCTGAAAACCGCAGTCCCACACCACAGCCTCCCTTCGGCCCTGACTCTGCAGCAGGGCCGGGTCCACCGGAGTTTCCTACCCCAAGTGGCTCCCTAGAGGACAGCAAGGTCAGGTCCTCAGAGTGCGGAAGACCAGACAATCCCGGCTCAGCCCGGAGTGCCCACCCTGGGGAGGCAGTCGTAACTCAGAGCCGACCTGGCAGAGAGCTTTGGGCCGGGTCCCTGAATGACGCAGCCTCAGTCCAGACCATCCACTCCAGCCTCCCCCGGAAAACCAGGACTACCTCAACCACCAGCCGTGCTCGCCCCAGCCGGGGTCCTTACAGCCCTGGAGGCCTGTTTGAGGACCCTTGGCTACTCCGGGCAGAGGACTGTGACACACCCCAGATAGCCACCATGGGCGGGGCCCCAAGCCCAAGCCCAGGCTCCCCTAGACTGCCTGACACTCAGATGATGCTGGCTTGTGCCCAGAGAGTGGTAGATGGATGTGAAGTGGCGGCCAGAGTGACGCGGAGGCCAGAGGCTGTGGCTCGGATCCCACCTCTGCGGAGGGGAGCCACCACGCTGGGAGTGACCACACCCGCTGCATCCTGTGGGGACCCTTCAGCAGAGGCAGTGGTCCATTCAGGAAGCCTCAAGACCACCTCCAGCAGTAGGAAGAACGTATCTCCCAAGGGGGCTTTCTTTCCGAGGCCTAGCGGGGCAGGGCCCCCACCTCCACCTGTGCGCAAGTCTAGCCTGGAGCAGAGCACGGCCCTCGTCCCTACCCAGGCCTTGGGGCTGACCAGGACGGGGGCTACTTCTGCCTTCCGAGGGGAGGaggaagccaggcccagtggtcGGACTGATTACTCTGTCCCCAAGGCCACATCCAGCCTGAAAGCCCGAGCTGGCAAGATGGAGGTGGCACAGCGTCCCACTGGCCACATGTCCCTGGAGCGGTGCGAGGGTCTGACACATGGTAGCAGCAAGTCCAGAGAAGTTCCAGGACGTCCACCGAGGGCTGTGCCCAGGCTGGGTGTACCACCTACCAGTCCCCCACTTGGATCGGCTTCTGCCTCTAGGAGCAGCCCAGCTAAAAGTGTTGGAGCAGCCAAGCCTCCAGCTGGTGGGCCGAAGGGCCGTAATCTGGGGGCCAGTACGTCTCGGGCTCTGGGTGCCACAGCGAAGCCACTGGCCCCCATGGCAGGCAAGACAACCAGTGGGCCCGTGCCAGGACCCCGAACCGCTCCACGGGCTGTGCCTGGCATTGGGGCCAAGGCGGGCCGGGGTACCATCATGGGCACTAAGCAGGCATTCCGGGCTGCCCATAGCCGTGTCCACGAATTGGCAGCCGGTGGGTCTCCTGGTAGAGGTGGCCTCTCCTGGGGCTCCACAGACTCGGACAGTGGCAATGACAGTGGTGTGAACCTGGCGGAGGAGCGGCAGCCCATGAGCCCCGCCCTGCCATCCCCCTACAGCAAGGTGACCGCCCCACGGAGGCCCCAGCGCTACAGCAGCGGCCACGGCAGTGACAACAGCAGCGTGTTGAGTGGGGAGCTCCCCCCTGCCATGGGCCGCACGGCACTCTTCTATCACAGCGGTGGCAGCAGTGGCTATGAGAGCATGATCCGAGACAGCGAGGCCACCGGCAGTGCCTCCTCAGCCCCTGACTCCATGAGTGAGAGCGGAACAGCCTCCCCGGGTGCCCGCTCCCGCAGCCTCAAGTCCCCGAAGAAGAGGGCCACAG GTCTACAGAGGCGGAGGCTGATCCCGGCCCCTCTACCTGATGCTGCTGCCTTAGGCCGAAAGCCCAGTCTTCCTGGGCAGTGGGTGGACTTGCCTCCGCCCCTGGCTGGCTCTCTGAAGGAGCCTTTTGAGATCAAGGTGTATGAAATAGATGATGTGGAACGCCTGCAGCGGCGCCGTCTGCCTCCGAGGGAGGACGAAGCCAAG GGCCCAGTGTGCATCAGCTCCAAGCTGCGGCTAGCAGAGCGCAGGCAGCAGCGGCTGCAGGAAGTGCAGGCAAAGCGTGACCACCTCTGCGAGGAGCTGGCTGAGACCCAGGGCCGGCTGATGGTAGAGCCCGGGCGCTGGCTGGAGCAGT TTGAGGTGGACCCAGAGCTGGAGCCGGAATCAGCTGAGTATCTGGCGGCCCTGGAGCAGGCCACGGCGGCCCTGGAGCAGTGTGTTAACCTGTGCAAGGCCCACGTCATGATGGTCACCTGCTTCGACATTGGCGTTGCTGCCACCGCTGCTGTACCTGGGCCGCAAGAGGTGGATGTGTGA
- the Kif26a gene encoding kinesin-like protein KIF26A isoform X1 yields the protein MALPGSPEPPRGAPRKVPSLLEMGALCLDSDIILGFTSHLLRRRGKVAECGPAPEPQPLEVSPRKRLPAGLDQDPCSSSRPAPEGAGASAEQGHSAGGGGWCRHCHTKLVELKRQAWKLVSGPGTPLRDPCLSTLLLDKLPASGVQPACRPDAESRCDVCTTHLHQLTREALRLLQTPASHEDPDASRGGLVAPSLRDPPGPVGLTGRQPPVGPDRRKATAWPPGPSVQVSVAPAGLGGALSTVTIQAQQCLEGVWSLSRVNSFLPPTCLAEAAVAAVAVADTVRDCPPTAGAERMSKAWGRGACTSALVTPAPGTSAGGSTGPSAAASFFIRAAQKLSLASKRKKHHPPPAPTTRGTSTYPTDFSGTLQLWPPPVPPCLLRAASKAKENPSSFGKVKVMLRIWPAQGVQRSAESTSFLKVDPRKKQVTLYDPAAGPPGCAGLRHNPTAPVPKMFAFDAIFPQDSEQAEVCSGTVADVLQSVVAGADGCIFSFGHMSLGKSYTMIGKDSSPQSLGVVPCAISWLFRLIDERKERMGTRFSIRVSAVEVCGHDQSLRDLLAEVASGNLQDTQSPGVYLREDPVCGAQLQNQNELRAPTAERAAFYLDAALAARSTSRAGCGEDARRSSHMLFTLHVYQYRVEKCGQGGMSGGRSRLHLIDLGSCEAAPGRGGEASGGPLCLSLSALGSVILALVNGAKHVPYRDHRLTMLLRESLATANCRTTMIVHISDSPAHHAETLSTVQLAARIHRLRRKKGKCASSSSGGESSCEEGRARRPPHLRPFHPRPVVLDPDRSAPGLSGDPDYSSSSEQSCDTVIYVGPGGAALSDRELTDNEGPPDFVPIIPSLSRRRPSEGPRDADHFRCSTFAELQERLECIDGSEGFPGAQGGSDGAQASPARAGRKPSLPEATSPRKAVGPPMVSSSPRGGPAQDTHRSTSESSKTGSQGDQRLDGTLPEPPAADKTSGGGGRRPLPSPAPPPPRQPEARGVPTEPGGEGPDSAMRTPPVGRSGQVASSPLLSDTAYPCPSARGRHLERGLLTTTVTLQQPVELNGEDELVFTVVEELPLGGLAGATRPSSLASLGSDCSLQALASGSRPVSIISSINDEFDAYTSQVSEGPGDPGELPEGPAWAGGSPASSIGSWLSDVSVCLAENRSPTPQPPFGPDSAAGPGPPEFPTPSGSLEDSKVRSSECGRPDNPGSARSAHPGEAVVTQSRPGRELWAGSLNDAASVQTIHSSLPRKTRTTSTTSRARPSRGPYSPGGLFEDPWLLRAEDCDTPQIATMGGAPSPSPGSPRLPDTQMMLACAQRVVDGCEVAARVTRRPEAVARIPPLRRGATTLGVTTPAASCGDPSAEAVVHSGSLKTTSSSRKNVSPKGAFFPRPSGAGPPPPPVRKSSLEQSTALVPTQALGLTRTGATSAFRGEEEARPSGRTDYSVPKATSSLKARAGKMEVAQRPTGHMSLERCEGLTHGSSKSREVPGRPPRAVPRLGVPPTSPPLGSASASRSSPAKSVGAAKPPAGGPKGRNLGASTSRALGATAKPLAPMAGKTTSGPVPGPRTAPRAVPGIGAKAGRGTIMGTKQAFRAAHSRVHELAAGGSPGRGGLSWGSTDSDSGNDSGVNLAEERQPMSPALPSPYSKVTAPRRPQRYSSGHGSDNSSVLSGELPPAMGRTALFYHSGGSSGYESMIRDSEATGSASSAPDSMSESGTASPGARSRSLKSPKKRATGLQRRRLIPAPLPDAAALGRKPSLPGQWVDLPPPLAGSLKEPFEIKVYEIDDVERLQRRRLPPREDEAKPSQDMEKGPVCISSKLRLAERRQQRLQEVQAKRDHLCEELAETQGRLMVEPGRWLEQFEVDPELEPESAEYLAALEQATAALEQCVNLCKAHVMMVTCFDIGVAATAAVPGPQEVDV from the exons GATCCTTGCCTCTCCACCCTGCTCCTTGACAAGCTCCCAGCGTCTGGGGTTCAGCCGGCGTGCCGCCCTGACGCGGAGAGTCGCTGTGACGTCTGCACCACGCACCTGCACCAGCTCACTCGGGAGGCGCTGCGCCTGTTACAGACCCCCGCCAGCCACGAGGACCCTGATGCTTCCCGAGGAGGCCTTGTGGCTCCCAGCCTCAGGGACCCCCCTGGGCCGGTGGGCCTCACAGGGAGGCAGCCCCCTGTGGGGCCTGACAGGAGGAAGGCAACAGCGTGGCCACCCGGCCCCAGCGTCCAGGTGTCCGTAGCACCAGCAGGCCTTGGGGGAGCGTTGAGTACTGTCACCATCCAGGCCCAGCAGTGCCTGGAGGGTGTGTGGAGCCTCTCAAGGGTCAACAGCTTCTTGCCACCCACCTGCCTG gctGAGGCGGCTGTAGCTGCTGTGGCTGTGGCCGACACCGTCCGAGACTGTCCCCCGACAGCAGGTGCTGAGCGTATGTCTAAGGCGTGGGGCCGAGGTGCTTGTACTTCAGCCCTGGTTACCCCAGCCCCGGGCACCTCAGCGGGGGGCTCCACAGGCCCATCTGCGGCAGCCTCTTTCTTTATAAG GGCTGCCCAGAAGCTCAGCCTGGCCTCCAAGCGCAAGAAGCATCACCCGCCACCTGCACCCACCACTCGAGGCACGTCCACCTACCCCACGGACTTCAGTGGCACTCTACAGCTGTGGCCGCCCCCGGTGCCCCCCTGCCTGCTCAGGGCTGCCTCCAAGGCCAAGGAAAACCCCAGCAGCTTCGGAAAG GTAAAGGTTATGCTGCGCATCTGGCCAGCACAAGGAGTCCAGCGCTCAGCCGAGTCCACATCCTTCCTGAAGGTGGACCCGCGGAAGAAGCAGGTGACTCTCTATGACCCCGCTGCTGGGCCTCCAGGCTGTGCAGGCCTCCGGCACAACCCCACAGCACCAGTCCCCAAGATGTTTGCTTTTGATGCCATCTTCCCCCAGGACTCGGAGCAG GCTGAGGTCTGCTCAGGGACTGTGGCTGACGTGCTCCAGTCTGTGGTTGCTGGAGCTGATGGCTGTATTTTTTCCTTTGGCCACATGAGCCTTG GCAAGTCATATACCATGATCGGGAAGGACAGCTCACCTCAGAGCCTGGGTGTCGTGCCCTGTGCTATCTCCTGGCTCTTCAGGCTCATTGATGAACGCAAGGAGAGGATGGGCACGCGCTTCTCCATCCGCGTGTCCGCTGTGGAAGTGTGCGGCCATGACCAGAGTCTTCGGGACCTGCTCGCCGAGGTGGCTTCAGGCAACCTTCAGGACACCCAGTCCCCGGGCGTGTACCTTCGCGAGGACCCCGTGTGTGGGGCACAG CTCCAGAACCAGAATGAGCTGCGAGCCCCCACAGCAGAGAGGGCAGCCTTCTACCTGGACGCAGCCCTGGCAGCCCGCAGCACCAGCCGTGCCGGCTGTGGGGAAGACGCCCGGCGTAGCTCCCACATGCTCTTCACGCTGCACGTATACCAGTATCGTGTGGAGAAGTGTGGCCAAGGAGGAA TGTCTGGAGGTCGTAGCCGCCTGCACCTTATCGACCTGGGCAGCTGTGAGGCAGCCCCGGGCAGAGGTGGGGAAGCTTCGGGAGGACCCCTGTGTCTGTCGCTCTCAGCTCTGGGCAGTGTCATCCTGGCCCTGGTCAACGGGGCCAAGCATGTGCCCTACAG GGACCACAGGCTCACCATGCTGCTTCGGGAGTCCCTGGCTACTGCCAACTGCAGGACCACTATGATCGTGCACATCTCGGACTCACCAGCCCACCACGCAGAGACACTCAGCACTGTGCAGCTGGCCGCCCGCATCCACCGCCTTCGCAGGAAGAAGGGCAAG TGCGCCTCCAGCTCCTCGGGAGGGGAGAGCTCCTGCGAGGAGGGCCGGGCCCGCCGACCCCCGCACCTTCGGCCCTTCCACCCGCGTCCTGTGGTGCTGGACCCCGACCGCTCGGCTCCTGGCCTGTCTGGCGACCCTGACTACTCCTCCAGCAGTGAGCAGTCCTGCGACACGGTCATTTATGTGGGTCCTGGTGGGGCAGCGCTGTCAGACCGTGAGCTCACTGACAACGAGGGCCCGCCTGACTTTGTGCCCATTATCCCCTCGCTGAGCCGCCGCAGGCCCTCTGAGGGACCCCGGGACGCCGACCACTTCCGCTGCAGCACATTTGCGGAGCTGCAGGAGCGGCTGGAATGCATAGATGGTAGCGAGGGATTCCCTGGCGCCCAGGGTGGCTCTGATGGAGCCCAAGCCAGCCCCGCCCGGGCAGGCAGGAAACCCTCGCTACCCGAGGCCACATCCCCCAGGAAGGCTGTGGGTCCCCCAATGGTCAGCAGTTCCCCTCGAGGCGGCCCTGCACAAGATACTCACCGGAGCACCTCAGAGTCCTCTAAGACTGGCTCCCAAGGTGATCAGAGACTAGATGGGACCCTGCCTGAGCCACCTGCCGCAGACAAGAcctcgggaggtggaggcaggaggccgTTGCCCAGTCCAGCCCCTCCACCACCTCGGCAGCCAGAAGCTCGGGGTGTCCCCACAGAACCTGGGGGAGAAGGCCCTGACAGTGCGATGCGGACACCCCCTGTGGGCAGGAGTGGGCAGGTGGCCTCGTCCCCACTGCTCTCGGACACAGCATATCCTTGCCCGTCTGCTCGAGGGCGCCATCTGGAGAGGGGCCTGCTGACCACCACAGTGACCCTGCAGCAGCCCGTGGAGCTGAATGGCGAAGATGAGCTGGTGTTCACGGTGGTAGAGGAGCTCCCTCTAGGTGGACTTGCAGGGGCCACCCGGCCCTCCAGTCTGGCCAGCTTGGGCAGCGACTGTTCCCTTCAGGCCTTGGCCTCAGGCTCAAGGCCGGTCAGCATCATCAGCAGTATCAATGACGAGTTTGACGCCTATACCTCGCAGGTGTCTGAGGGCCCGGGAGACCCTGGGGAGCTCCCAGAGGGACCGGCATGGGCTGGCGGCAGTCCAGCCTCATCCATCGGCTCCTGGCTGAGTGATGTCAGCGTCTGCCTGGCTGAAAACCGCAGTCCCACACCACAGCCTCCCTTCGGCCCTGACTCTGCAGCAGGGCCGGGTCCACCGGAGTTTCCTACCCCAAGTGGCTCCCTAGAGGACAGCAAGGTCAGGTCCTCAGAGTGCGGAAGACCAGACAATCCCGGCTCAGCCCGGAGTGCCCACCCTGGGGAGGCAGTCGTAACTCAGAGCCGACCTGGCAGAGAGCTTTGGGCCGGGTCCCTGAATGACGCAGCCTCAGTCCAGACCATCCACTCCAGCCTCCCCCGGAAAACCAGGACTACCTCAACCACCAGCCGTGCTCGCCCCAGCCGGGGTCCTTACAGCCCTGGAGGCCTGTTTGAGGACCCTTGGCTACTCCGGGCAGAGGACTGTGACACACCCCAGATAGCCACCATGGGCGGGGCCCCAAGCCCAAGCCCAGGCTCCCCTAGACTGCCTGACACTCAGATGATGCTGGCTTGTGCCCAGAGAGTGGTAGATGGATGTGAAGTGGCGGCCAGAGTGACGCGGAGGCCAGAGGCTGTGGCTCGGATCCCACCTCTGCGGAGGGGAGCCACCACGCTGGGAGTGACCACACCCGCTGCATCCTGTGGGGACCCTTCAGCAGAGGCAGTGGTCCATTCAGGAAGCCTCAAGACCACCTCCAGCAGTAGGAAGAACGTATCTCCCAAGGGGGCTTTCTTTCCGAGGCCTAGCGGGGCAGGGCCCCCACCTCCACCTGTGCGCAAGTCTAGCCTGGAGCAGAGCACGGCCCTCGTCCCTACCCAGGCCTTGGGGCTGACCAGGACGGGGGCTACTTCTGCCTTCCGAGGGGAGGaggaagccaggcccagtggtcGGACTGATTACTCTGTCCCCAAGGCCACATCCAGCCTGAAAGCCCGAGCTGGCAAGATGGAGGTGGCACAGCGTCCCACTGGCCACATGTCCCTGGAGCGGTGCGAGGGTCTGACACATGGTAGCAGCAAGTCCAGAGAAGTTCCAGGACGTCCACCGAGGGCTGTGCCCAGGCTGGGTGTACCACCTACCAGTCCCCCACTTGGATCGGCTTCTGCCTCTAGGAGCAGCCCAGCTAAAAGTGTTGGAGCAGCCAAGCCTCCAGCTGGTGGGCCGAAGGGCCGTAATCTGGGGGCCAGTACGTCTCGGGCTCTGGGTGCCACAGCGAAGCCACTGGCCCCCATGGCAGGCAAGACAACCAGTGGGCCCGTGCCAGGACCCCGAACCGCTCCACGGGCTGTGCCTGGCATTGGGGCCAAGGCGGGCCGGGGTACCATCATGGGCACTAAGCAGGCATTCCGGGCTGCCCATAGCCGTGTCCACGAATTGGCAGCCGGTGGGTCTCCTGGTAGAGGTGGCCTCTCCTGGGGCTCCACAGACTCGGACAGTGGCAATGACAGTGGTGTGAACCTGGCGGAGGAGCGGCAGCCCATGAGCCCCGCCCTGCCATCCCCCTACAGCAAGGTGACCGCCCCACGGAGGCCCCAGCGCTACAGCAGCGGCCACGGCAGTGACAACAGCAGCGTGTTGAGTGGGGAGCTCCCCCCTGCCATGGGCCGCACGGCACTCTTCTATCACAGCGGTGGCAGCAGTGGCTATGAGAGCATGATCCGAGACAGCGAGGCCACCGGCAGTGCCTCCTCAGCCCCTGACTCCATGAGTGAGAGCGGAACAGCCTCCCCGGGTGCCCGCTCCCGCAGCCTCAAGTCCCCGAAGAAGAGGGCCACAG GTCTACAGAGGCGGAGGCTGATCCCGGCCCCTCTACCTGATGCTGCTGCCTTAGGCCGAAAGCCCAGTCTTCCTGGGCAGTGGGTGGACTTGCCTCCGCCCCTGGCTGGCTCTCTGAAGGAGCCTTTTGAGATCAAGGTGTATGAAATAGATGATGTGGAACGCCTGCAGCGGCGCCGTCTGCCTCCGAGGGAGGACGAAGCCAAG CCGTCCCAGGATATGGAGAAG GGCCCAGTGTGCATCAGCTCCAAGCTGCGGCTAGCAGAGCGCAGGCAGCAGCGGCTGCAGGAAGTGCAGGCAAAGCGTGACCACCTCTGCGAGGAGCTGGCTGAGACCCAGGGCCGGCTGATGGTAGAGCCCGGGCGCTGGCTGGAGCAGT TTGAGGTGGACCCAGAGCTGGAGCCGGAATCAGCTGAGTATCTGGCGGCCCTGGAGCAGGCCACGGCGGCCCTGGAGCAGTGTGTTAACCTGTGCAAGGCCCACGTCATGATGGTCACCTGCTTCGACATTGGCGTTGCTGCCACCGCTGCTGTACCTGGGCCGCAAGAGGTGGATGTGTGA